In Nicotiana tabacum cultivar K326 chromosome 11, ASM71507v2, whole genome shotgun sequence, a single window of DNA contains:
- the LOC107761080 gene encoding uncharacterized protein LOC107761080: MQRQHYIFFAVAKAYTVEKFDYHIAEVEKIDKRVKDYLMNVGYERWSRAYSTVNETLTMTSNIAESINATLKASRELPVLPLLDYIRQLIGRWNVTNQKNAVESFTDLGKKYDTMLMENLELSHHMKVTPSTSYLYSVLDKGKQRMVFLKDRTCSCRRFQLDELPCAHAWAVLKYKYFDHIEYFSVYYTRKYLLKTYEIPIYPVPDEST; the protein is encoded by the exons ATGCAGCGGCAACATT ATATATTCTTTGCTGTGGCCAAAGCATACACAGTTGAGAAGTTTGATTACCACATAGCAGAGGTAGAGAAAATTGATAAGAGGGTCAAAGATTACTTAATGAATGTTGGGTATGAAAGATGGTCCAGAGCATATTCCACTGTCAATGAAACATTGACGATGACTTCAAACATTGCGGAGTCGATCAATGCAACGCTCAAGGCTTCTAGGGAACTCCCAGTACTGCCTTTGCTAGACTACATAAGGCAATTGATCGGGCGATGGAATGTTACAAACCAAAAGAATGCAGTAGAGTCATTCACTGATCTTGGAAAAAAATATGATACAATGCTGATGGAAAATCTTGAATTGTCACATCATATGAAG GTAACCCCTTCGACGAGTTACTTATATTCAGTACTTGACAAAGGTAAGCAAAGAATGGTGTTCCTAAAAGATCGAACTTGCAGCTGTAGAAGGTTTCAGTTGGATGAGCTGCCATGTGCACATGCTTGGGCAGTATTAAAATACAAATACTTTGATCACATTGAGTATTTCTCGGTGTACTACACCAGGAAGTACCTATTGAAGACCTATGAAATTCCAATTTATCCGGTTCCTGATGAAAGCACATGA